The following are encoded together in the Planococcus antarcticus DSM 14505 genome:
- a CDS encoding DUF4386 domain-containing protein, with translation MTTGMNEKNPLFYARVVGFGLLLMALVALFANLFVIESFIIPGDAASTINNITDNEVLFRLAIVSFVIVLVLDVIVAWALYILMKRVNNNVALLAALFRLIYTAIFAAVIFNFLSVLQLVSEERYLALMETNQLHAQVMLLIDAFNNGWNIGLVFFGMHLLLIGYLVFKSGFMPKLLGILVMLAGLGYLIDSFAKIELSNYSDF, from the coding sequence ATGACAACTGGTATGAATGAAAAAAACCCGCTTTTTTACGCTAGAGTGGTAGGGTTTGGATTGCTGCTCATGGCTTTAGTCGCTTTATTTGCGAATCTATTTGTAATTGAAAGCTTTATTATACCGGGAGATGCAGCATCTACTATAAATAATATCACTGACAATGAAGTGTTGTTCCGTTTGGCAATCGTCAGTTTCGTCATCGTGCTTGTTCTGGATGTTATCGTCGCTTGGGCACTTTATATTTTGATGAAACGAGTAAATAACAACGTCGCGTTGCTAGCGGCATTGTTTAGGTTGATCTACACCGCAATTTTTGCAGCTGTGATATTTAATTTTTTAAGTGTATTACAGTTGGTAAGTGAAGAGCGTTACTTGGCGTTAATGGAGACAAATCAATTACATGCTCAGGTCATGTTACTGATTGATGCTTTTAATAACGGGTGGAATATTGGACTCGTATTTTTTGGCATGCATCTACTTCTCATCGGATATTTGGTCTTCAAATCAGGATTCATGCCGAAACTTCTGGGAATCTTAGTAATGTTGGCAGGTCTAGGTTACCTAATCGACAGCTTCGCAAAAATTGAACTGTCGAACTATTCTGATTTCTAG
- a CDS encoding ABC transporter ATP-binding protein, whose translation MIKVDNVSKKYGSFTALHSIDLEIGNGEFIAVLGPSGCGKTTLLKLLAGFMGPTEGTISMDDTVLASTKRVLPPEKRNIGMVFQSFALWPHMTVAEHVKLPLSYHPNKVKEGKKEMQERINEVLKLVGLAALAERFPSELSGGQKQRVALARAIAPLPNLLLMDEPLSALDVELRMEMRKEIQKLHRETKASIVFVTHDQGEALAIADKIVVMNQGRIEQIAPPEVLYTRPETEFVATFVGKCNLVKGQWRDDQFVPTIVSNTIWPDLGVADSFKESGIYPVRPEQFQLMPAQSEGLQGIISFVQYQGHEIHYTVEVDEETWTIHESVFAPRFHTGDFVGISLKNAPVQKGALISS comes from the coding sequence ATGATTAAAGTAGACAATGTATCAAAAAAATACGGATCGTTTACCGCGCTGCATTCGATTGATTTGGAAATTGGCAACGGCGAATTTATTGCTGTGCTGGGTCCTTCGGGATGCGGCAAAACAACGTTACTGAAGCTTTTGGCAGGGTTTATGGGACCGACAGAAGGAACCATCTCTATGGATGACACGGTCTTGGCATCGACGAAGCGCGTCTTGCCGCCTGAAAAGCGCAACATCGGCATGGTATTCCAGTCGTTTGCGTTATGGCCGCATATGACGGTTGCTGAACATGTTAAACTTCCGCTTAGCTATCATCCGAATAAAGTTAAAGAAGGCAAGAAGGAAATGCAAGAGCGGATAAATGAAGTGCTAAAGCTGGTCGGGCTGGCAGCTTTGGCGGAGCGCTTTCCGTCCGAGCTTTCGGGTGGACAGAAACAGCGTGTGGCATTGGCTCGAGCCATTGCGCCTTTACCCAATTTGTTGTTGATGGACGAGCCACTCAGTGCATTAGATGTAGAACTGCGGATGGAAATGCGCAAAGAAATTCAAAAACTGCACAGAGAAACGAAAGCTTCTATCGTTTTTGTCACGCACGACCAAGGTGAGGCGCTGGCCATTGCTGATAAGATTGTTGTCATGAACCAAGGACGTATTGAACAAATTGCACCGCCCGAAGTTCTTTATACACGGCCGGAGACAGAATTCGTAGCGACTTTTGTCGGCAAATGCAATCTCGTAAAAGGGCAATGGCGCGATGACCAATTTGTTCCGACGATTGTTTCAAATACTATCTGGCCGGACCTTGGTGTGGCAGACAGCTTTAAGGAGAGCGGAATCTACCCAGTGCGTCCCGAGCAGTTCCAACTGATGCCAGCCCAAAGCGAAGGACTGCAGGGAATTATATCGTTCGTCCAATACCAGGGCCATGAAATTCACTATACGGTGGAGGTTGACGAAGAAACTTGGACCATCCACGAATCGGTATTTGCCCCACGCTTCCATACCGGTGATTTTGTTGGTATTTCGTTGAAGAATGCGCCTGTGCAAAAAGGGGCGTTGATTTCGAGTTAG
- a CDS encoding ABC transporter permease family protein codes for MTAKKPMVGERKKRDSSFSLFFQSKNLYKVMGLLVIFVFFLLPVLRLIWLSFVDDGSLTLQYYTEVLREPATWKTVQNTLIVVAGSTILALVLGILFSWIVAYVQLSGKRAMQLFIFLPFVIPSYITTLAWTQFFSASGPVTAVLSLLPGDLEAPNLYSIGG; via the coding sequence ATGACAGCAAAAAAGCCAATGGTTGGAGAGAGAAAAAAGAGGGATTCCTCTTTTTCTCTCTTTTTTCAAAGTAAAAATTTGTATAAAGTAATGGGTTTACTGGTCATTTTTGTGTTTTTCTTGTTGCCAGTGTTGCGGCTCATCTGGCTCAGCTTTGTAGATGACGGTTCGCTGACGCTGCAATATTACACAGAAGTACTGAGAGAGCCTGCAACCTGGAAGACAGTGCAAAACACATTGATTGTTGTAGCGGGCTCGACAATTCTAGCATTAGTACTCGGTATTTTATTTTCCTGGATTGTCGCTTATGTTCAGTTGAGTGGAAAAAGAGCGATGCAGCTTTTTATCTTCCTGCCGTTCGTTATTCCTTCCTATATTACGACGCTGGCTTGGACGCAATTTTTTAGTGCATCTGGTCCGGTTACAGCAGTGCTGTCTCTACTGCCAGGAGATTTAGAAGCACCGAATTTGTATAGCATCGGGGGATAA
- a CDS encoding ABC transporter permease yields MFTVNVFRKIPRELEEAAATSGLSKKRAFRKVVLPLALPGIASGGLIAFLSNLDNFGIPAFLGTPANIRVLSTYIYEQVVGFGPSAFSRAAVLSVILGIIALLGTVLQWFLLRRSRVNETNRSDSTPRIYLSAGKQKLLEASMWIFLLVTSLMPLIAMGALSLISAYGVPFNLENLSLRNYEYVFLTDSKPLTALSNSLQLAFFTMLICLMLGTAMAYLRFKYPDWSTKAAELFTTIPFALPGTVFALCMIFMWLEPVPGWNPGIYGTVWILFIAYVTRFLVLQVRGSYTAFLQIDPSMEEAARTSGASGWVKWRKILLPLLFPGILSGALLVFLMALTELTVSSLLWSSGSETVGVVIFGYEQAGYSTYSTAFSTILVLSILLGGGLFMLIGELWDRKVLKKND; encoded by the coding sequence TTGTTTACGGTTAACGTTTTCCGTAAAATTCCGCGTGAATTGGAAGAGGCAGCCGCGACAAGCGGACTGTCAAAAAAACGAGCGTTCCGAAAAGTGGTCCTTCCGTTGGCGCTGCCAGGAATTGCTAGCGGTGGATTGATTGCGTTCTTGTCGAATCTCGACAATTTCGGAATTCCGGCATTTCTTGGCACTCCCGCCAACATACGGGTTTTGAGCACTTATATTTACGAGCAAGTTGTGGGGTTCGGTCCTTCCGCGTTTTCACGAGCTGCCGTACTATCAGTCATTCTCGGCATTATTGCACTTTTAGGAACGGTTCTGCAATGGTTCTTACTGCGCCGCAGCCGTGTTAATGAAACAAATAGAAGTGATTCGACGCCACGCATTTATTTATCAGCGGGTAAACAAAAGCTATTGGAAGCTTCTATGTGGATTTTCCTGTTGGTAACAAGTTTGATGCCGCTAATTGCGATGGGTGCTTTGTCGCTCATATCCGCTTACGGGGTACCCTTCAATTTGGAAAATCTGTCGCTACGTAATTACGAATATGTCTTTTTGACGGATTCTAAACCTTTGACGGCCTTATCGAACAGCCTGCAGCTGGCCTTTTTCACCATGCTAATTTGTCTCATGCTCGGTACGGCCATGGCATATTTGCGCTTTAAGTACCCGGACTGGAGTACAAAAGCTGCTGAACTGTTCACTACCATTCCTTTTGCTCTGCCCGGTACGGTATTTGCGCTGTGCATGATTTTCATGTGGCTTGAGCCGGTTCCGGGTTGGAATCCAGGCATATACGGTACGGTATGGATTTTGTTTATCGCTTACGTCACACGTTTTCTCGTGCTGCAAGTTAGAGGCAGCTATACGGCATTTCTGCAGATCGATCCATCAATGGAAGAAGCCGCCCGTACATCCGGCGCTTCGGGTTGGGTGAAATGGCGAAAGATTTTATTGCCATTGCTGTTTCCAGGAATTCTCAGCGGAGCGCTGCTGGTGTTCTTGATGGCACTCACTGAACTAACGGTATCGAGTTTATTGTGGTCGTCTGGCTCTGAAACGGTCGGCGTTGTCATCTTCGGCTACGAGCAGGCAGGCTACTCTACCTACTCGACTGCATTTTCAACTATATTGGTATTGAGCATTTTACTCGGTGGTGGGTTGTTTATGCTGATTGGCGAGCTTTGGGACAGAAAGGTGCTGAAAAAAAATGATTAA